Proteins encoded in a region of the Petrotoga mexicana DSM 14811 genome:
- a CDS encoding DUF342 domain-containing protein gives MAKYDLRISEDGMVASLKLIDDGRPPTIGGIKAFLKEKGVVVGIKSEVIEEIVSEPQFDKEYVIAYGIPPKVGKDAQLIFQKNIEEKLNITENSYVDLKESSQLIIVKRGDILAEIIPPTKGEPGRSVRGEKIEGIQGKELKLNLGNNIVVNNNKIISKIDGKFISKETSNSEISLDVSDEHKIDGNIDYSTGNVRFPGKLIINGDVKSGFHVEATSYLEIKGVVESATVFCEGEAKIFGIKGAGKSSIKVKILRCNYIENANIEAEEDVIVKTAIVNSNIKAGKHVIVEGGTGKISGGYILATNLIEAEILGSEMGVKTICEVGVLPDLNEELNKLEQKITLDMENLRKLNSIIKGIQLLKDKGKINEERLEYYKKCFNTYKMLLSEIKADKEKLETIKYKIQSSKESAFIIAKKMAYPGTEIIIHKKKFMPTKPITKVVFKLEDDEIVPHGYQAETNVSR, from the coding sequence ATGGCTAAGTACGATCTGCGAATCTCTGAAGATGGAATGGTGGCATCTTTAAAATTAATAGATGATGGGCGACCACCTACTATTGGCGGAATAAAGGCTTTTCTAAAGGAAAAAGGTGTAGTAGTGGGGATAAAATCAGAAGTTATTGAAGAAATCGTCTCTGAACCCCAATTTGATAAGGAATACGTTATTGCATATGGAATACCTCCCAAGGTTGGAAAGGACGCACAGTTAATCTTTCAGAAGAATATTGAAGAAAAGCTTAACATCACTGAAAATAGCTACGTTGACTTAAAAGAAAGTAGCCAACTGATAATCGTAAAAAGAGGAGACATATTAGCAGAGATAATTCCTCCAACTAAAGGTGAACCTGGAAGAAGCGTACGTGGAGAAAAAATTGAAGGCATTCAGGGAAAAGAGTTAAAACTAAATTTAGGCAACAATATTGTAGTAAACAACAATAAAATAATTTCAAAGATAGATGGGAAGTTCATCAGTAAAGAAACGTCAAATAGTGAGATAAGTTTAGATGTTTCAGACGAGCACAAAATAGATGGGAATATAGACTACTCTACCGGTAATGTTCGCTTTCCAGGAAAGTTAATCATTAATGGGGATGTTAAATCAGGTTTTCATGTTGAGGCTACTTCTTATTTAGAGATCAAAGGTGTAGTTGAATCTGCTACGGTATTTTGTGAAGGGGAAGCCAAAATATTCGGAATAAAAGGTGCCGGAAAAAGTTCGATAAAGGTTAAAATCTTGAGGTGCAATTACATCGAAAACGCCAATATTGAAGCGGAAGAAGATGTAATAGTTAAAACAGCCATTGTCAATTCTAACATCAAAGCAGGAAAACATGTCATTGTTGAAGGTGGGACTGGAAAGATTTCAGGTGGGTATATCTTAGCCACCAATCTTATAGAAGCGGAAATATTGGGGAGTGAAATGGGTGTCAAAACCATCTGTGAAGTGGGAGTTTTACCTGACCTAAATGAAGAGTTAAATAAATTAGAACAAAAAATTACCCTCGATATGGAGAATCTTAGAAAACTTAATTCGATAATCAAAGGGATCCAACTCCTAAAAGATAAAGGTAAGATAAACGAAGAAAGGTTAGAATACTACAAGAAATGTTTTAATACTTATAAAATGCTCTTATCTGAGATAAAAGCTGATAAAGAAAAGCTGGAAACGATAAAATATAAAATTCAATCTTCTAAAGAATCTGCCTTTATTATCGCAAAAAAAATGGCATATCCAGGAACTGAAATAATAATTCATAAGAAAAAATTTATGCCCACAAAGCCAATCACTAAGGTAGTGTTTAAATTGGAAGATGATGAGATAGTTCCACACGGTTATCAAGCGGAAACAAATGTTTCTAGATAA
- a CDS encoding epoxyqueuosine reductase QueH, translating into MKIFLHVCCAPDLTVSYKKLVEQGYEPIVFFYNPNIYPLQEYSKRLNEVKKLSNIWGFQLYEGDYEPDKFLERIKGGKNSLTANKEESPERCYECMKLRLEKTKTEAKRLNFSIYSTTLLASPRKSHSDILEITDNLDKEESSTFKYINFRSNNGVHMAAQICKTYNIYRQNYCGCSFSLDESKRYEEQSKQKNYKSLVEILGEELTQKYFKYYKKDLLRIPQDIPAKLLEKVGLKILKYLKPQIILIKKEIAQDFNILTSSRYKIDNWKGKVILW; encoded by the coding sequence TTGAAGATTTTCTTACACGTTTGTTGTGCGCCTGATCTAACGGTTTCTTATAAGAAACTAGTAGAACAAGGATACGAACCTATTGTGTTTTTTTACAACCCTAATATTTATCCCCTTCAAGAATATTCCAAAAGATTGAATGAAGTTAAGAAATTAAGCAATATTTGGGGTTTCCAACTCTACGAAGGAGATTATGAACCTGATAAGTTTTTAGAAAGGATAAAAGGGGGAAAAAACAGCCTCACGGCAAATAAGGAAGAAAGTCCCGAAAGATGTTATGAATGTATGAAGTTGAGGCTTGAAAAGACGAAAACCGAAGCTAAAAGATTGAATTTTTCTATCTATTCAACAACTCTTCTTGCTTCTCCTAGAAAGTCTCACAGCGATATTTTAGAAATAACAGACAATTTAGATAAAGAAGAAAGCTCGACTTTTAAGTATATAAACTTCAGATCCAATAACGGTGTTCATATGGCTGCACAAATATGTAAAACTTACAATATTTATCGCCAGAACTACTGTGGTTGTTCTTTTTCTTTGGATGAATCAAAAAGATACGAAGAGCAGTCTAAACAGAAAAATTACAAAAGTTTAGTTGAGATACTTGGAGAAGAATTAACCCAAAAATACTTTAAATATTACAAAAAAGACTTGCTTAGAATCCCACAAGATATTCCAGCAAAACTTCTAGAAAAAGTCGGATTGAAAATTTTGAAATATTTGAAACCTCAGATCATCCTAATAAAAAAGGAAATAGCCCAAGATTTTAACATCCTTACAAGTTCCAGATACAAGATCGATAACTGGAAGGGAAAAGTGATATTATGGTGA
- a CDS encoding ComEA family DNA-binding protein yields the protein MRKKLLFPVLSIIVIILLGFLTLDRHQVGEEVTSNSYQENKIDLLTVSVEELIGLPGIGPAKAQAIINYRQEKGFREIEDIMNVSGIGEKTFSNIKDYIYLSEVIYEIVDNKININEASSEELESLPGIGKVSAQKIIEYRAIKRINSLDDLKKIGIPYSTIEKMEGKIVF from the coding sequence GTGAGAAAAAAGCTTCTTTTCCCGGTATTAAGTATAATTGTAATCATTTTGCTCGGGTTTTTAACGCTGGATCGACATCAAGTTGGAGAAGAGGTTACCTCTAACTCTTATCAGGAAAATAAAATAGACCTTTTAACGGTGTCAGTTGAAGAGTTGATCGGATTACCTGGAATCGGACCCGCCAAGGCACAAGCGATCATAAATTATAGGCAAGAGAAAGGTTTCAGAGAAATAGAAGACATTATGAACGTTTCTGGTATAGGGGAAAAAACATTTTCAAATATTAAAGACTATATTTATCTTTCAGAAGTTATTTACGAAATAGTAGATAATAAAATAAATATAAATGAAGCATCCAGTGAAGAATTGGAAAGTTTGCCTGGAATAGGAAAAGTTTCTGCACAGAAAATCATCGAATATAGGGCTATTAAACGTATAAACTCTTTAGATGATTTAAAGAAAATAGGTATTCCATATTCTACGATAGAAAAAATGGAAGGGAAGATAGTATTTTGA